The Bradyrhizobium betae genomic interval GAGGCGACCTTGTCGAAGCCGAACATGGCGCCGGAGCCCTTGATCGTATGCAGGGCGCGGAAAGCGGAATCGACCAGCTCGCGGTCGTCGGGACGCTGGCCGAGATCGAGCAGGGCCCCTTCCAGGACCTCGAACAGTTCGCTGGCTTCCTGACGAAAGACCTCGGTCGGGTCCACCGCACTCATGCACGCACCAGCTTGCCGACGACAGCGAGCAGCTGCTCGGGCTTGAAGGGCTTGGTGATCCAGCCGGTCGCGCCGGCGCTCTTGGCTTCCTGCTTCACCGTATCGCTGGACTCGGTGGTGAGGAACACGATCGGCATGCCGACCGCGCTCGGCAGCTTGCGCAGCGCCCGGATCAGCTCCAGCCCGTTCATGACGGGCATATTGAGGTCGGTGATGACGAGATCGAGCTTGCCGGCCTGCGCCTTGGCCAGCCCTTGCGCGCCGTCGCCCGCCTCGATCACGTTGTGACCGGCCGGCTCGAGCACGACCTTGATCATCTGCCGGATGCTTGGGGAATCGTCGACCGTGAGAATCGTGGCCATTAGATGCCATCTTTCTTTTGCGGGAAATGCTGATCGATCATCGCATCGCTGGCGAAGCCGGCGCGGCGAAGGGTGTTGCGCAGAGACTGGGAGAATGAGGTGAGCACCACCGGGCGCCCCTGGGCCTCGCCCGTCCTGGCGGTCGACAGCAGAAGCTGGATCGACGTCACGTCGGCCTTGTCGACGCTCGAACAGTCGATCTCGAGCCGGTCCTGCCGGCCGAAAGCTTCCCGGATCAGGTCATAGACGCTGCGGATCGCAGCGATGCTGCAATCCGCCGGCAGCCGCAGGGACCACTTCGGCTCAGTCACATCAGACGACATTCGTCCCCCAAGATTCCCTCGGGATTCGCTGCACGCATGGCGCGAATCCCGCACGACGACTATTCGCAACGGAGAGTATGCAAACCCCTAATGGGCATCCCCGTACAACTACGGGTCACATATCGAATAACTTCGCGTATGCATACAGGCGCGCATGGCCCGCCCAAATCTCATGCGCTGCGCGCAGTCTTCGGGCAGTTCGAGGCGGCTGGACGTTTGCTCCGCGTTAAACCGCAAAGGCTATTCGTTGAGGTCATGCCTCGCCATCCGAACGAGCCCAGCCGCCAATGCTGACCCAAGCGCTTCTGGTTGACGACAGCCGTTCTGTCCTCAAATTCCTGCAACGGCATATCGAGGCCGAGGGAACGGTCGAGGCTACGACGTTCCTCGATCCCGTCGAGGCGCTGGCCTGCGCGCGCGAGCGTGTCTTCGACCTCGTGCTGGTCGACTATGAAATGCCGAATATGGACGGCATCAGCTTCATCCGTGCCTTCCGCTCCCTGCCCGGCTGCGCCGGCATCCCGATCGCGATGATCACTTCGCGACAGAACGATGACGTCAAGATGGAAGCGCTGCAGGCTGGCGCAACCGATTTCTTACCGAAACAGGGGCAAAGCCTCGAGATGAATGTCCGCCTGCGCAACCTGGTGCTGCTGGGTGCAGCCTTGCGCAAGCAGAACGACCGGGCCGCGGACCTGGCAAGCGCCGTTGCGGCCGCGACCCAGAAGCTCGGCGAGCGCGAGGAGGAGATCATCCTGCGGCTCGCGCTCGCGGTCGAGTACCGCGACAATGACACCGGCGAGCACACGCTGCGGGTCGCCCGCTACAGCCGCATCATTGCCGAGCAGCTCGGCCTGCCCGCTCGGCTCTGCCGTGACATCTATCTTGCCGCCCCTCTGCACGACGTCGGCAAAGTCGCCATCCCCGACAACATCCTGCTCAAGCCCGGCAAGCTGACCGGCGAGGAGATGGCGGTGATCCGCACCCATGCCACGATCGGCGAGAAAATCCTGGCGGACTCCGGTTGCGAGCTGATCCAGCTCGGTGCGCAGATTGCAGCCGGCCATCACGAGCGCTGGGACGGCGCGGGCTATCCGAACGGCCTCAAGGCCGACGAGATCCCGGTCGCAGCGCGCGTGGTCGCCGTCGCCGACGTCTTCGACGCCCTGACGACGCGACGGCCATATAAAGAGCCGATGCCGCTGGACGTGGCGCGCAACTATCTGGTCGAGAACCAGGGCCGGCAATTCGACCCGGCCTGCGTCGAGGCCTTCCTGTCACGCTGGGACGAGGTCGTGGAGATCGCCGCCGGACAGCAGGCGACGCCATATCACAAGACCGAGGCCACTCTGGCGCCTACTATAGAGAGTGCGGCTGAGAGCCGTCCGGCTGCGGACCGCTCGCCTGAGCC includes:
- a CDS encoding response regulator codes for the protein MATILTVDDSPSIRQMIKVVLEPAGHNVIEAGDGAQGLAKAQAGKLDLVITDLNMPVMNGLELIRALRKLPSAVGMPIVFLTTESSDTVKQEAKSAGATGWITKPFKPEQLLAVVGKLVRA
- a CDS encoding STAS domain-containing protein; translation: MSSDVTEPKWSLRLPADCSIAAIRSVYDLIREAFGRQDRLEIDCSSVDKADVTSIQLLLSTARTGEAQGRPVVLTSFSQSLRNTLRRAGFASDAMIDQHFPQKKDGI
- a CDS encoding HD domain-containing phosphohydrolase, giving the protein MLTQALLVDDSRSVLKFLQRHIEAEGTVEATTFLDPVEALACARERVFDLVLVDYEMPNMDGISFIRAFRSLPGCAGIPIAMITSRQNDDVKMEALQAGATDFLPKQGQSLEMNVRLRNLVLLGAALRKQNDRAADLASAVAAATQKLGEREEEIILRLALAVEYRDNDTGEHTLRVARYSRIIAEQLGLPARLCRDIYLAAPLHDVGKVAIPDNILLKPGKLTGEEMAVIRTHATIGEKILADSGCELIQLGAQIAAGHHERWDGAGYPNGLKADEIPVAARVVAVADVFDALTTRRPYKEPMPLDVARNYLVENQGRQFDPACVEAFLSRWDEVVEIAAGQQATPYHKTEATLAPTIESAAESRPAADRSPEPAPAT